A section of the Malania oleifera isolate guangnan ecotype guangnan chromosome 2, ASM2987363v1, whole genome shotgun sequence genome encodes:
- the LOC131147965 gene encoding probable E3 ubiquitin-protein ligase RHC1A, with protein sequence MGDSILPSSFPSIDALPTIKITQTHLLSEKDSQCPICIERFLLGTEAKQTPCNHIYHSSCIDDWLARRSSCPVCRQEFSPRDSGARSGVFGVGGSGRESSGPNQGRSGDAPASVFRFPLGSSGTYEQSPGMGLSGWPFDY encoded by the coding sequence ATGGGCGATTCAATCCTTCCTTCCTCTTTTCCATCGATCGATGCTCTTCCCACCATTAAGATCACGCAGACGCACCTTCTGAGCGAGAAGGATTCGCAGTGCCCCATTTGCATCGAGAGATTCCTGCTGGGGACCGAGGCCAAGCAGACCCCATGTAACCACATATACCACTCCAGCTGCATCGACGACTGGCTTGCCCGCCGGAGCTCCTGCCCCGTCTGTCGCCAGGAGTTCTCTCCGCGCGATTCCGGCGCTCGGAGCGGCGTTTTCGGCGTCGGCGGCAGCGGGCGGGAGAGCAGTGGGCCGAATCAGGGACGAAGCGGCGATGCTCCGGCGTCGGTGTTCCGGTTCCCTCTTGGTTCGTCGGGGACGTATGAGCAGAGTCCAGGGATGGGTCTCTCCGGATGGCCTTTTGATTATTAG